A genomic window from Quercus lobata isolate SW786 chromosome 10, ValleyOak3.0 Primary Assembly, whole genome shotgun sequence includes:
- the LOC115964506 gene encoding TMV resistance protein N-like produces MASSSSFSSSTPSWKYDVFLSFRGEETRNTFTDHLYDALKKKGIITFRDEEKLETGKSILSELFKAIEDSTIALVILSKNYASSTWCLDELGKIVDCMKEKGMTVLPVFYDVDPSDVRKQLKTFEKAFVAHEERFKENMEKVEMWKNALTEVANLKGWHLLNRPESKIIQNIVEDIWHKLSYAFSECNEGKVGIISRGEKLVSLLSIGSNDVRIIGLWGMGGIGKTTLARVVFRMVSEKFERSCFLSNVKEEYEKSGLVPLQHLLILKLLNESMNIHDVDEGVFIIKNRLRHKRILLILDDVNQLEQLDNLAGNHIWFGLGSRIIITTRDKHLLQLADDIYDVEGLDDGEALNLLSLKAFKTDHPPKDFLELSKDVVHYAKGLPLAIETLGSFLFNRGVDIWKSTLNRLKEFPESAILQKLKIGFLLINLS; encoded by the exons ATGGCTTCCTCCTCGTCATTTTCTTCCTCAACACCAAGTTGGAAATATGATGTCTTTCTTAGTTTTAGAGGTGAAGAAACTCGTAATACTTTTACGGATCATCTATATGATGctttgaaaaagaagggcattATCACCTTTAGAGATGAGGAAAAACTTGAGACAGGAAAATCTATTTTATCGGAGCTCTTTAAAGCAATAGAAGATTCGACAATTGCATTGGTCATTCTCTCAAAAAACTATGCATCTTCTACATGGTGCTTGGATGAACTTGGAAAGATTGTTGACTGCATGAAAGAAAAGGGAATGACAGTTCTGCCAGTTTTTTACGATGTGGATCCATCTGATGTACgaaaacaattaaaaacttttgaaaaagcTTTTGTTGCACATGAAGAAAGATTTAAGGAAAATATGGAGAAGGTTGAAATGTGGAAAAATGCTTTGACAGAAGTGGCCAATCTTAAAGGGTGGCATTTATTGAATAG GCCTGAGTCAAAAATCATCCAAAACATTGTGGAAGACATATGGCATAAATTGAGTTATGCATTCTCTGAATGTAATGAAGGCAAAGTTGGAATAATTTCTCGAGGAGAGAAATTGGTGTCACTTTTGTCTATAGGGTCAAATGATGTTCGCATTATAGGGCTTTGGGGGATGGGCGGAATTGGTAAAACAACTCTTGCTAGAGTTGTTTTTCGCATGGTTTCTGAGAAGTTTGAAAGAAGTTGTTTTCTCTCCAATGTTAAGGAAGAATATGAAAAAAGTGGTTTAGTTCCACTCCAACATCTACTTATTCTTAAACTTTTGAATGAAAGTATGAATATACACGATGTTGATGAAGGAGTTTTCATAATCAAGAATAGGTTACGTCATAAAAGAATTCTTCTCATTCTTGATGATGTAAATCAATTAGAGCAATTAGACAACTTAGCTGGGAATCATATTTGGTTTGGTTTAGGTAGCAGAATAatcataacaacaagggataaACATTTACTACAATTAGCAGATGACATATATGATGTTGAGGGATTGGATGATGGTGAAGCTCTTAATCTTTTGAGTTTGAAAGCTTTTAAAACAGATCATCCTCCCAAAGATTTTCTAGAGTTGTCCAAAGATGTTGTGCATTATGCCAAAGGACTTCCTTTAGCTATTGAAACTTTGGGTTCCTTTTTGTTCAATAGAGGTGTCGATATATGGAAAAGTACATTAAATAGGCTTAAAGAATTTCCAGAAAGTGCAATTCTTCAAAAGCTTAAAATAG GGTTCTTGTTGATAAATCTCTCATAA
- the LOC115962581 gene encoding disease resistance-like protein DSC1: MCQEIVREECREDPGKRSMLWSFEDVNIVLSNNMGTEAIQGMALKLLELKEANWNPESFSKMRHLKLLIIDNVHLLHDPKHLPNSLRVFIWSGYPSKSLPSSLHLKTFERLKSLQLIKFQKIIETPDFHKVPILEKLVLEDCLNLPRVHPSIGVHKKLIHLCIKGCRNLRSLPTKLEMESLETLILSGCSKIKKIPEFGENMRRVLKLYLDGIAITKLPTSIGHLTSLSLLNIKDCKSLTCLPSTLFNLKLLKEMNISGCSKLEGWPEILGNAESVKELDVCGTAVKEVPSSNGLLKNLMLSLRGCKSRSWYDFLPFYSRPKSPNPVGLFSLSGLCSLTNLNLSDCNLRAIPDDIGCLFSLEEIVLKGNSFVCLPDSISQLCKLRGMDLDNCRSLRSLPKLPLSVVHVWGEGCASLEMVPDLLKPNSFCEAELYLSNCSKLADNQGFIDMFFTVIRKQLQGLSLFGRVDKPNYNWRYDMVIPGSVIPNWFRYQSMGAEVNIKEPSSHFCSNDWMGIAVCVVFFSIPHHQNKGYYSLFCRLIVNGNKLNVAPSISRAVSSSDNIWLLYLLNQYCKESKEDLKLLKECEANEFSEIGIKIETILNAKVKKCGFRMVYKKDIEDLNETMSQSSNPIIIPYEDLGVLHHNSDSSMVVGEGNIAKRTRDDYDCARPSGEGSSNDMPNPKRIEKLQEFKTHGNSDCAESSE, encoded by the exons ATGTGCCAAGAAATAGTTCGTGAAGAATGCCGCGAAGATCCTGGAAAGCGTAGCATGCTATGGTCATTTGAGGACGTTAATATTGTACTAAGTAACAATATG GGAACAGAAGCAATTCAAGGCATGGCCTTAAAGTTGCTTGAATTGAAAGAGGCAAATTGGAATCCTGAATCCTTTTCAAAGATGCGTCATCTTAAATTGCTTATAATTGATAACGTTCACCTTTTACATGATCCCAAACATCTACCAAATAGTTTAAGAGTTTTTATTTGGAGTGGGTACCCTTCAAAATCTTTGCCATCAAGTCTCCATCTAAAG ACTTTTGAGAGATTGAAATCCCTCCAATTgatcaagtttcaaaaaattattgaaacccCCGACTTTCACAAAGTCCCTATTCTTGAGAAATTGGTTCTTGAAGATTGTTTAAATTTACCTAGGGTGCACCCATCTATTGGAGttcataaaaagttaattcaTCTTTGTATAAAAGGCTGTAGAAACCTCAGAAGTCTTCCAACCAAGCTTGAAATGGAGTCTCTTGAGACTCTTATTCTTTCTGGAtgctcaaaaattaaaaagattccAGAATTTGGAGAAAACATGCGGCGTGTATTGAAACTTTACTTAGATGGAATTGCTATTACTAAACTACCCACATCAATTGGGCATTTGACCAGCCTTTCTTTATTGAATATAAAAGATTGCAAAAGTCTCACGTGTCTACCAAGCACactttttaatttgaagttgCTTAAAGAAATGAATATTTCTGGATGCTCAAAACTTGAGGGATGGCCTGAGATATTGGGGAATGCTGAAAGTGTAAAGGAGTTAGATGTGTGTGGAACTGCTGTAAAAGAGGTGCCTTCTTCCAATGGTCTCTTAAAAAATCTTATGCTATCTCTCCGTGGATGTAAATCTAGATCTTGGTATGATTTCCTCCCTTTTTATTCAAGGCCAAAAAGTCCAAATCCCGTGGGATTGTTCTCTCTATCAGGTTTGTGTTCTTTGACCAACTTGAATCTAAGCGACTGCAATCTCAGGGCAATCCCAGATGATATTGGTTGCTTATTCTCTTTAGAGGAAATAGTTCTAAAAGGAAATAGTTTTGTTTGCCTTCCTGATAGCATCAGTCAACTATGTAAGTTGAGAGGAATGGATTTGGATAATTGCAGGAGTCTTCGATCATTGCCAAAACTTCCATTAAGTGTTGTACATGTTTGGGGAGAAGGTTGTGCCTCACTGGAAATGGTACCAGATCTTCTAAAACCTAATTCTTTTTGTGAGGCAGAGCTTTATCTTTCAAATTGCAGTAAACTGGCTGACAATCAAGGTTTCATTGACATGTTTTTTACAGTGATAAGAAAACAActtcag GGACTCTCTCTTTTCGGTAGAGTTGACAAGCCTAATTACAATTGGAGATATGACATGGTTATTCCTGGAAGTGTAATTCCGAACTGGTTTAGGTATCAAAGTATGGGGGCTGAAGTGAATATAAAAGAACCTTCTTCTCATTTTTGTTCTAATGACTGGATGGGGATTGCtgtttgtgttgtatttttttctattcCACATCACCAAAACAAGGGCTACTATTCACTGTTCTGTCGGTTGATAGTGAATGGAAATAAATTGAATGTTGCTCCAAGCATTAGTCGAGCAGTTAGTTCATCAGATAATATTTGGCTACTTTATTTGCTTAATCAATACTGCAAGGAGTCAAAGGAGGACCTAAAACTACTGAAGGAATGTGAAGCAAATGAATTCAGTGAGATTGGCATTAAAATTGAAACCATTCTAAATGCGAAGGTGAAGAAATGCGGGTTCCGTATGGTATACAAGAAAGACATAGAAGATCTAAACGAAACTATGTCTCAAAGTAGCAACCCCATCATCATTCCTTATGAGGACTTGGGTGTTCTCCATCATAATTCTGACAGTTCAATGGTGGTAGGAGAAGGTAACATAGCAAAGCGAACCCGTGACGATTATGATTGCGCTAGGCCTAGTGGAGAAGGAAGCTCTAATGATATGCCAAATCCAAAAAGGATTGAAAAGCTCCAAGAATTTAAAACCCATGGTAACTCTGATTGTGCAGAGTCAAGTGAGTAG